A genome region from bacterium SCSIO 12844 includes the following:
- a CDS encoding universal stress protein has protein sequence MKQYQHVLLATDLHNDNDSVIEEAVALAKRNSAKLSVINVLPKIPYYMASGIPSVADLEDHLEEENLRKLKTLEAKIDVEADYHLLHGSPKRKIVSLARELSCDIVVIGSHGRHGVERFIGSTATGVLQRAHCDVLVIRINARKPSQV, from the coding sequence ATGAAGCAATATCAGCATGTCTTACTGGCAACCGATCTACATAATGATAATGACTCTGTGATTGAAGAAGCTGTAGCATTAGCTAAACGTAATAGTGCAAAGCTTAGTGTTATTAATGTATTGCCTAAAATTCCTTATTATATGGCTTCAGGCATTCCTTCAGTTGCTGATTTGGAAGACCATCTTGAAGAAGAAAATTTGAGGAAATTAAAAACACTAGAGGCAAAGATTGATGTTGAAGCAGATTATCATTTATTGCATGGTTCACCTAAGCGTAAGATTGTTTCTTTAGCTAGAGAGTTAAGTTGTGATATTGTCGTTATTGGTAGCCATGGACGTCATGGTGTAGAGCGATTTATTGGCTCTACTGCAACTGGTGTATTGCAACGTGCGCATTGTGATGTATTAGTGATTAGAATTAATGCAAGAAAACCATCTCAAGTCTAA
- the orn gene encoding oligoribonuclease has translation MTENLKSKRWIWIDLEMTGLNPEEDRIIEIATIVTDTNLNIIAQGPVIAISQSQDLLDEMDDWCTKTHGESGLTRRVQKSVITEAQAQEKTLEFLQTYVDENTSPMCGNSVWQDRRFLTKYMPKLEQFFHYRMLDVSTLKILAQHWKPLVYERHNKEGKHLALDDIKESIDELAYYRDYLLNLQVD, from the coding sequence AAACGCTGGATTTGGATTGATCTTGAAATGACAGGTCTAAACCCAGAGGAAGATCGAATTATCGAAATTGCAACTATAGTTACCGATACTAATTTAAATATCATTGCACAAGGTCCAGTTATCGCTATATCACAGTCACAAGATTTATTAGATGAAATGGATGATTGGTGTACAAAAACACATGGTGAATCGGGTCTAACAAGACGAGTGCAAAAAAGTGTCATAACAGAAGCACAAGCCCAAGAGAAAACACTAGAATTTCTTCAAACCTATGTTGATGAGAATACCTCACCTATGTGTGGCAATTCAGTATGGCAGGATAGGCGTTTTTTAACTAAATACATGCCAAAACTAGAACAGTTCTTTCATTATAGAATGTTAGATGTAAGTACATTAAAGATTTTAGCGCAGCATTGGAAACCTTTAGTCTATGAACGCCACAATAAAGAAGGGAAGCATTTAGCGCTAGATGATATTAAAGAATCAATTGATGAACTAGCTTATTATCGAGATTATCTTTTAAACCTTCAAGTTGATTGA
- a CDS encoding prepilin-type N-terminal cleavage/methylation domain-containing protein — translation MDRQKGFTLVELLIALSLSFFIITAFLSFFSFINTYEKIQTKSVTENAKLQKIITSVMSNVRRAGYWASANKNIGMGVNNNPFMQDKTNLYVNQDKSCLLYSYDVNQDGQISPLGQVASDERFGFRLKNGRLQVRPKSLATFSCQDAYDKWINLTEFDEVKFKDFQINLIKINQNIETSGWVVSPKLQKRLVHIQFESLLPHTSDPIVTIDQLVFVRNNQFIAGVRDIQNIIICHQLKSKHKVTLAVKKSALKNHLAHGDQLGVCQ, via the coding sequence TTGGATAGACAAAAAGGGTTTACTTTAGTCGAGCTATTAATTGCCTTATCATTAAGCTTTTTTATTATTACAGCTTTTCTATCTTTTTTTAGTTTTATTAATACTTATGAAAAAATTCAAACAAAGTCAGTTACTGAAAATGCAAAATTACAAAAAATTATTACTTCAGTCATGTCAAATGTAAGACGAGCTGGCTATTGGGCTTCTGCCAATAAAAATATAGGCATGGGGGTTAATAATAATCCATTTATGCAAGATAAGACAAATCTTTATGTTAACCAAGATAAAAGCTGTCTTTTATATTCATATGATGTTAATCAAGATGGTCAAATTTCACCACTTGGGCAAGTAGCTTCAGATGAACGTTTTGGTTTTCGCCTTAAAAATGGGCGTTTACAAGTGCGCCCTAAGTCATTAGCGACTTTTAGTTGTCAAGATGCTTATGATAAATGGATTAATTTAACTGAATTTGATGAGGTTAAATTCAAAGACTTTCAAATTAATTTGATCAAAATTAATCAAAATATTGAGACAAGTGGTTGGGTTGTTTCTCCAAAACTTCAAAAGAGATTAGTTCATATTCAATTTGAAAGTTTATTACCCCACACAAGTGATCCAATTGTAACAATAGATCAGTTAGTTTTTGTTAGGAATAATCAGTTTATTGCAGGTGTTAGAGATATTCAAAATATTATTATTTGTCATCAACTTAAAAGTAAGCATAAAGTAACACTGGCGGTTAAAAAAAGTGCCTTAAAAAATCATTTGGCTCATGGTGATCAGTTAGGAGTATGCCAGTGA
- a CDS encoding type IV pilin protein gives MKQHQGFTFIEIIIVMVIISIIVLIAVPSYYSYIQHSRRYEAISALESLYLLQEKHHLRYDTYATLKQLSHANITDNHYYQLSVSNISANSFILKASAIDSQKDDREGKTNCSILTLEVNDQKTIRKPSNCWKH, from the coding sequence ATGAAGCAACACCAAGGATTCACATTCATTGAAATCATCATTGTTATGGTTATTATTAGCATTATTGTTTTAATTGCCGTTCCTTCATATTATAGCTATATTCAACACAGCCGACGTTATGAAGCCATCTCAGCATTAGAGTCTCTTTATTTACTACAAGAAAAACACCATTTAAGATATGATACTTATGCCACACTTAAACAACTATCACATGCGAACATAACGGATAATCATTATTATCAATTAAGTGTTTCTAATATTTCAGCTAATAGCTTTATTTTAAAAGCATCAGCAATAGATAGTCAAAAAGATGATCGAGAAGGTAAAACAAATTGTTCTATTTTAACCCTTGAAGTTAATGATCAAAAAACAATTCGCAAACCTTCTAATTGTTGGAAACACTAG
- a CDS encoding EAL domain-containing protein produces the protein MQKNEAIQKKLIHLYTKEITNILFLSMAFGIFILCVYSLIHIKQFGYLSSYSLQTYFFMLLSFVCLILNYFNQLTISFKKYFIVVISFVGWLGSLISYGYMSTGSLYILPFIIYISLLGKPSTLIKYLLIAVFFIVLFYMLQSLGYTGKTYIQSNDLISLSIMIGEIIIAVAILYATIILCMGYMKAMVSLVNHLAKKNKSLKETNYKQRYLLSHDYLTGAHSRGYLINKLDSKIQYEKSEFILIMLDIINFKEINDKYGHSTGDAVLKQICNYFKEFILTFDKNGIISRFGGDEFCILISQIEIDQLHTKLISISAEISSKIKKEMSINFHSVRFSLIKYPQNADNAKDLLNKLNLTVLYAKENHSNLMIYNDKIQDYYIKQKSLRDQCIEILEKNLFSIYFQKQLDLKTNLCIGGEVLIRLNSKEISPLLMSDLCYKHALSEELNKKVLYSTLNQIQNVKLNRIAKISINLLLPKRMIPLHIQDLVRIINNFDLDNKFQLCFEIVESNDIDQTGLDKALQLIKDYGLEVSIDDFGVQYSNYKRLQSNHISALKIDRSFITNLDKSNNIEIVRSMITMAKSNHMHAIAEGIETKEELEVLKKLQCDIIQGYYYHKPENIKNINFNQLEGLKDNLDNKLVHQLIL, from the coding sequence ATGCAGAAAAACGAAGCCATTCAAAAAAAATTAATACACCTTTATACTAAGGAAATAACCAACATATTATTTCTTAGTATGGCCTTTGGCATCTTTATTTTATGTGTTTATAGTCTGATACATATCAAACAATTTGGTTATCTTAGCAGTTATAGCTTACAAACTTATTTTTTCATGCTACTGTCATTTGTGTGTCTTATATTAAATTACTTTAATCAATTAACCATCAGTTTTAAAAAATATTTTATTGTTGTTATTTCATTTGTTGGCTGGTTAGGCTCTCTTATTAGTTACGGATATATGTCAACTGGGTCTTTATATATTTTACCTTTTATTATTTATATTTCATTGTTAGGTAAACCATCAACTCTAATTAAATATCTCTTAATTGCCGTATTTTTTATTGTTTTATTTTATATGCTACAATCACTTGGTTATACCGGCAAAACATATATTCAATCAAATGACTTAATTTCATTAAGTATTATGATTGGTGAAATTATTATTGCCGTTGCTATTTTATATGCAACAATTATTTTGTGCATGGGCTATATGAAAGCAATGGTCAGTCTAGTTAATCATCTAGCTAAAAAAAATAAATCATTAAAAGAAACAAATTACAAACAACGTTATTTATTAAGCCATGACTATTTAACGGGTGCTCATAGTCGAGGCTATTTAATCAACAAGTTAGATTCAAAAATTCAATATGAAAAAAGTGAATTTATTTTAATTATGCTAGATATTATTAATTTTAAAGAAATTAATGATAAATATGGCCATTCTACAGGGGATGCTGTACTTAAACAAATTTGCAACTACTTCAAAGAGTTTATCTTAACGTTTGATAAAAATGGTATTATATCAAGATTTGGTGGTGATGAATTTTGTATACTAATTTCACAAATCGAAATTGACCAATTGCATACTAAACTCATTTCAATCTCCGCTGAGATATCTTCTAAGATAAAAAAAGAAATGAGTATTAATTTTCACTCAGTCCGCTTCTCACTAATCAAATATCCTCAAAATGCTGACAATGCAAAAGATTTACTAAATAAATTAAATTTAACTGTCTTATATGCAAAAGAAAATCATTCAAATTTAATGATTTATAATGACAAAATTCAAGATTATTATATTAAACAAAAAAGTTTACGTGATCAATGTATTGAAATATTAGAAAAAAATTTATTCTCAATATATTTTCAAAAGCAACTCGATCTTAAAACTAATTTATGTATTGGTGGTGAGGTATTAATCCGTCTAAATAGCAAAGAGATAAGTCCATTATTAATGAGTGATTTATGCTATAAACATGCCTTATCAGAAGAGCTTAATAAAAAAGTACTCTATAGCACCCTAAATCAGATACAAAATGTAAAACTAAATCGAATAGCTAAAATTTCAATTAACTTACTTTTGCCCAAACGTATGATACCACTGCATATACAAGATCTTGTTAGAATCATTAATAATTTTGATCTTGATAATAAGTTTCAACTTTGCTTTGAAATAGTGGAATCAAATGATATAGATCAAACAGGTTTAGATAAAGCATTACAACTCATTAAAGACTACGGTTTAGAAGTATCCATCGATGATTTTGGTGTACAATACTCAAATTATAAACGTCTTCAGTCCAACCATATTTCAGCCTTAAAAATTGATCGATCATTTATCACTAATTTAGATAAATCAAATAATATTGAAATCGTCAGATCAATGATCACCATGGCTAAATCAAATCATATGCACGCAATTGCTGAAGGAATTGAAACAAAAGAAGAATTAGAAGTCTTAAAAAAACTTCAGTGTGATATCATTCAAGGCTACTATTATCATAAGCCAGAAAATATAAAAAATATTAACTTCAATCAACTTGAAGGTTTAAAAGATAATCTCGATAATAAGCTAGTTCATCAATTGATTCTTTAA
- a CDS encoding glycerophosphodiester phosphodiesterase gives MKKLLVGVLMVALNLSNNYASQLNNNANVMRYNGMPTPKTVVEIYAHRGGRGLAPENTIPAYRSALRQGIDYVDMDVGITKDGVVVVTHDLELNPNITRKDGKFIKEPIPIYHLTFKQLQAYDIGKLKPNTDYAKYFPMQYQMNNVTIPSLKEVIQYVKSVAGSDVGFQIEIKTDPKEPEKTVTPSEFANKLYQVLKDEEIINRSEIQAFDFRCLLELQKIDKNVKTAYLTDHTNNPKDGNKKERTIWTAGYDVKDYDNSFPKMVKALGGSAWEPYEMDLTKNEFDQAHKLGLKVVVWGWPEQEGTEFNYARLVELIDWGVDGIITDRPDELRGILSARGYNLPQGYKLKEK, from the coding sequence ATGAAAAAGCTATTGGTAGGGGTTTTGATGGTTGCGCTAAATTTATCAAATAATTATGCTAGTCAGTTAAATAATAACGCTAATGTGATGAGGTATAACGGCATGCCTACGCCTAAGACAGTAGTAGAAATTTATGCGCATCGAGGTGGTAGAGGTTTAGCTCCTGAAAATACCATACCTGCTTATCGCTCTGCACTAAGGCAGGGTATTGATTATGTTGATATGGATGTAGGTATAACAAAAGATGGTGTTGTGGTTGTTACACATGATTTAGAGCTTAATCCAAATATAACACGTAAAGATGGAAAATTTATTAAAGAGCCTATTCCTATCTATCATTTAACATTTAAACAACTACAAGCTTATGATATTGGTAAATTAAAGCCCAACACAGACTATGCAAAATACTTTCCTATGCAATATCAAATGAATAATGTAACTATTCCGTCTCTAAAAGAAGTGATTCAATATGTTAAATCAGTTGCAGGAAGTGATGTTGGCTTCCAGATTGAAATTAAGACAGACCCTAAAGAACCTGAAAAAACAGTAACACCAAGTGAATTTGCTAATAAATTATATCAAGTTTTAAAAGATGAAGAGATTATTAATCGATCTGAAATTCAGGCGTTTGATTTTAGATGTTTACTAGAACTTCAAAAGATAGATAAAAATGTAAAAACAGCTTACTTAACTGATCATACAAATAATCCTAAAGATGGTAATAAAAAAGAAAGAACAATATGGACGGCAGGTTATGATGTTAAAGATTATGATAACTCATTTCCAAAAATGGTTAAGGCATTAGGTGGTAGCGCCTGGGAGCCATATGAAATGGATTTAACTAAAAACGAATTTGATCAAGCACATAAGTTAGGTCTTAAAGTTGTCGTTTGGGGGTGGCCAGAACAAGAGGGTACAGAGTTTAATTATGCAAGGCTGGTAGAACTCATAGATTGGGGGGTAGATGGTATTATAACGGATCGGCCTGATGAGCTAAGAGGTATTCTGTCTGCGCGAGGGTATAACTTACCACAAGGATACAAGCTTAAGGAAAAATAA
- a CDS encoding linear amide C-N hydrolase, whose translation MIIYFNKKVFFDIFLLVFLFFLIAIKSLNACSNIFLDNQQYIIEARTLDFPIELLDSKNQAYSWYTKLPIYQTYIKKLLNHAFSYKKGYLNTTHISNIVIDSNSVPINQLAHWNNRYGYFGRKGFIGDNLLDGINSEGLSISAMFHPGSIYPKFNPNDPRPVLSVYDTSDFVLGSAKTTKEAINLLKQYQIVESALKAVPGIFIKDIPVHLSIRDVNGDSAVVEFINAQVVIHSIGNVITNAPSYQSQIQNAVHYRNLLGDNSQVSSFCPDNFNTLTIKNNSYSYIEKAKFSMLLALPEGTSSIERFIRANTLLNHLPPIKNNQEAIYQAKLIIDQLIVAEEVTSETLWVTLKDLKNKKIYYKDLYNYKSRTSIPEAVNHQYQIFDLNEMNFNSSHSFKKDIYHNERVKAIYSLYDIPGINSYFINDQFVLSD comes from the coding sequence ATGATAATTTATTTTAATAAAAAAGTTTTTTTTGATATCTTTTTGCTTGTTTTTTTATTTTTTTTAATCGCTATAAAGTCATTAAATGCTTGCTCAAATATTTTTCTTGATAACCAACAATATATCATTGAAGCAAGAACTTTAGATTTTCCTATTGAATTACTTGATAGTAAAAACCAAGCTTATAGCTGGTATACGAAACTTCCAATATACCAAACTTATATCAAAAAATTATTAAATCATGCATTTTCCTATAAAAAAGGTTATCTCAATACAACACATATCAGCAACATTGTTATTGATTCAAACTCCGTGCCTATCAATCAACTAGCGCACTGGAATAATCGCTATGGATATTTTGGTCGCAAAGGATTTATTGGTGATAACCTGTTAGATGGTATAAACTCTGAAGGATTATCTATCTCTGCAATGTTCCATCCTGGCAGTATATACCCTAAATTTAATCCAAATGATCCTCGCCCCGTTTTATCTGTATATGACACCAGTGATTTTGTACTTGGCTCAGCTAAAACAACGAAAGAAGCAATTAATTTACTTAAACAATATCAAATTGTAGAGTCTGCTTTAAAAGCAGTTCCAGGTATATTTATCAAAGATATCCCTGTGCATTTATCCATTAGAGATGTCAATGGAGACAGTGCAGTTGTCGAATTTATTAATGCTCAAGTTGTGATTCATTCAATAGGTAATGTTATAACTAATGCTCCTTCATACCAATCACAAATACAAAACGCAGTTCATTATAGAAATTTATTAGGTGATAACTCTCAAGTTTCATCTTTTTGTCCTGATAATTTCAATACATTAACCATTAAAAATAATTCATATAGTTATATTGAAAAAGCTAAATTTTCTATGTTATTGGCCTTGCCTGAAGGTACATCATCAATTGAACGTTTTATTCGAGCTAATACCTTACTCAATCATTTACCTCCAATTAAAAATAATCAAGAAGCAATATACCAAGCAAAATTAATTATTGATCAGTTAATTGTTGCAGAAGAAGTTACAAGTGAAACTTTGTGGGTTACGCTAAAAGACCTTAAAAATAAAAAAATATATTATAAAGACTTATATAATTATAAAAGTCGTACAAGCATTCCCGAAGCAGTTAATCATCAATATCAAATATTTGACTTAAATGAGATGAATTTTAATTCATCTCATTCCTTTAAAAAGGATATCTATCATAATGAAAGAGTAAAAGCCATATACTCTTTATATGATATACCTGGCATTAATTCTTATTTTATCAATGACCAGTTTGTACTAAGTGATTGA
- the hemW gene encoding radical SAM family heme chaperone HemW, with product MLQLPPLSLYIHFPWCVKKCPYCDFNSHQLKTKLPDSDYLNSLLNDLKIHLNDMQGRQFQSIFLGGGTPSLFPTNSLSLLFNYLFNENLVAENAEITLEVNPGTVERGLFKDYKAMGINRISLGVQSFQNDKLKQLGRIHNKDEIYIAVNEIKTSGIENFNLDLMHGLPNQNTKDALFDLSEAIKLSPTHLSWYQLTLEPNTQFERQPPLLPDEAILEAIELQGKALLAENQFKHYEVSAYAKNGLFSVHNMNYWQFGDYIGIGAGAHSKVTYVKQNAIKRYWKVKHPKFYLKSNAYVSGSEIVDSKQLIYEFALNALRLNFGFSYDLFESRTGLNRNVLTTIINKALKLELIDNTIENQLIPTYKGRLYLNNLINLFS from the coding sequence ATGCTTCAACTGCCTCCATTATCCTTATATATCCATTTTCCCTGGTGTGTTAAAAAATGCCCGTATTGTGATTTTAATTCTCACCAACTAAAAACTAAATTACCTGATAGTGACTACCTCAATAGCTTACTAAATGATCTAAAAATACATTTAAATGATATGCAAGGCAGGCAGTTTCAATCAATATTTTTAGGTGGTGGAACACCTTCATTATTTCCAACGAATTCATTAAGTTTATTATTTAACTATTTATTTAATGAAAACCTAGTAGCTGAAAATGCTGAAATTACTTTAGAAGTAAACCCAGGTACAGTTGAAAGAGGTTTATTTAAAGATTATAAAGCTATGGGTATTAATCGTATTTCTTTGGGAGTACAAAGTTTTCAAAATGATAAATTAAAACAATTAGGACGTATTCATAATAAGGATGAAATTTATATAGCAGTTAATGAAATTAAAACAAGTGGCATTGAAAATTTTAATCTTGATTTAATGCATGGCTTACCAAATCAAAATACCAAAGATGCATTATTTGATTTATCAGAAGCAATTAAATTGAGTCCAACACATTTATCATGGTATCAGCTAACCCTAGAACCAAATACACAATTTGAGCGTCAACCACCATTATTGCCAGATGAGGCAATATTAGAGGCAATAGAATTACAAGGCAAAGCGTTATTAGCAGAGAATCAATTTAAACACTATGAAGTATCAGCTTATGCTAAAAATGGTTTATTTTCAGTACATAATATGAATTATTGGCAGTTTGGTGATTATATTGGAATTGGTGCAGGTGCGCACAGTAAAGTTACTTATGTTAAGCAAAATGCAATTAAGCGCTATTGGAAAGTAAAGCATCCTAAGTTTTATCTTAAATCAAATGCCTATGTTAGTGGATCAGAAATTGTTGATTCAAAACAGCTTATCTATGAGTTTGCTTTAAATGCTTTAAGGTTAAATTTTGGATTTAGCTATGATTTATTTGAGTCAAGAACTGGCTTAAATAGGAATGTTTTGACAACGATAATTAATAAAGCATTAAAATTAGAACTAATCGATAATACGATTGAAAATCAACTAATTCCAACATATAAAGGTAGACTTTATTTAAATAATTTAATTAACTTATTTTCATAG
- a CDS encoding S8 family peptidase, translating to MTKKIITLVIAGICSSAYAGQLQSIIGYTAKNKVKHEYIVVLKKDNKSLYGYQTTSDFVNAQANKMINNGIKVIDRYQHALAGMAIEADEAKVKQLLDDPNIDYIEVNQKFHINDVQDNPPSWGLDRIDQHELPMDGEYTYDNSGKGVNVYVIDTGINRTHQEFNNRVGVGYDAIDDNNNPYDCQGHGTHVAGTISGSLYGVAKKSTVHGVRVLGCDGYGTTDDIVKGIDWIIQENQHPAVANMSLGGGISQALDDAVNNGVANDITFVVAAGNDNQNACNYSPARETTAITVGATDEYDQRSVFSNYGKCVDIFAPGTDITSASNKDNTSSRVLSGTSMASPHVAGAVALYLEDHTNAKPSEVKSYLIDHSTKDAIKNVGSRSPNRLLFIGNKKAPDIESLIPAVAKLNLAGDTDSMQYFVFTVPDNHQGSIDISLGNGDADLYVKKDQKPSLSNYDCRPYLAGNDEHCTLSSSGKYYVMLHGYDQYSGLKLVGNVSGEPGNICQNIPLWSNDTVYQPNDYARYNKKQYRSLKLHMGANPENPYYGKLYWEYIRNCS from the coding sequence ATGACCAAAAAGATAATCACACTGGTGATAGCCGGTATTTGCAGCTCTGCATACGCTGGTCAACTACAGTCAATTATTGGTTATACAGCAAAAAATAAAGTCAAGCATGAATATATTGTAGTTCTTAAGAAAGATAATAAGAGCTTATATGGTTATCAGACTACGTCAGATTTTGTTAATGCCCAAGCTAATAAAATGATCAATAATGGTATTAAGGTAATTGATCGTTATCAGCATGCATTAGCTGGCATGGCGATTGAAGCAGATGAGGCAAAAGTTAAACAGTTATTAGATGATCCAAATATTGATTATATTGAAGTTAATCAAAAGTTTCATATCAATGATGTTCAAGATAACCCACCTTCTTGGGGGTTAGATCGAATTGATCAACATGAATTACCAATGGATGGTGAGTATACTTATGATAATTCTGGGAAAGGGGTTAATGTTTATGTCATAGACACTGGGATTAATAGAACACATCAAGAGTTTAATAATCGAGTTGGTGTTGGTTATGATGCAATTGATGATAATAATAACCCTTACGACTGTCAGGGACATGGCACACATGTTGCAGGTACTATTTCAGGTAGTCTTTATGGTGTTGCGAAAAAATCGACCGTTCATGGCGTACGTGTTTTAGGCTGTGATGGTTATGGTACAACAGATGATATTGTTAAAGGAATTGACTGGATAATACAAGAGAATCAACATCCAGCAGTTGCTAATATGAGTCTAGGTGGCGGTATCTCACAGGCACTAGATGATGCGGTTAATAATGGTGTGGCAAACGATATTACATTTGTAGTTGCTGCAGGTAATGATAATCAAAATGCATGTAATTATTCACCTGCACGCGAAACAACTGCCATTACTGTTGGTGCAACGGATGAGTATGATCAGCGTTCAGTATTTTCTAATTATGGGAAGTGTGTAGATATATTTGCACCTGGTACAGATATTACTTCTGCTTCTAATAAAGATAATACAAGCTCAAGAGTTTTAAGTGGTACTTCAATGGCTTCACCTCATGTTGCTGGTGCTGTCGCATTGTATTTAGAAGATCATACCAATGCAAAACCTAGTGAAGTTAAATCTTATCTAATTGACCATTCGACTAAAGATGCAATTAAGAATGTGGGTTCTCGATCACCAAATCGATTATTATTTATTGGTAATAAAAAAGCACCAGATATTGAGAGTCTAATTCCAGCGGTTGCTAAATTAAATTTAGCTGGTGATACAGACTCAATGCAGTATTTTGTATTTACTGTTCCTGATAATCACCAAGGTTCAATTGATATATCTTTAGGTAATGGAGATGCTGATTTATACGTTAAGAAAGATCAAAAACCATCACTAAGTAATTATGATTGCCGTCCATATTTAGCAGGTAACGATGAGCACTGTACATTATCATCATCTGGAAAATACTATGTTATGTTACATGGCTATGATCAGTATTCAGGCTTAAAGCTTGTTGGTAATGTTTCAGGGGAGCCTGGTAATATTTGTCAAAATATTCCTTTGTGGTCAAATGATACGGTTTATCAACCAAATGACTATGCTCGTTATAATAAGAAGCAGTATCGATCATTAAAATTACATATGGGGGCTAATCCAGAAAATCCTTACTATGGTAAGCTATATTGGGAATATATTAGAAATTGTAGCTAA
- a CDS encoding SGNH/GDSL hydrolase family protein, with protein MNKSITIIFSMLSLLLLSTFVISNQAMASQNPAFSRILVFGDSLSDIGKMYDKSLGTVPADHPTFQWSTPLYYDGRFSNGPIWIDYLKSDYVMGDNQIVDEAEGGATLYNYMSKSFNPTYWVINTFNYEISQFLTKVDKNKVLPVTDNDIAIIWMGGNDLLTFGWTKTSDIYDDMSKLYLGVDTLVAAGVKNFIILNLPELIMTPQGRSMKQKKQDKLSEANTKFNEQLELSTQSMAQFYAPQGVKIGSYDMMSLFHDALTYPEKYGLTDTRHACYTGSIFSMTLTADGQYTASVRKLSRQWNVPEDQLVEFLRNNPVFADSMQWVSKEDNIQSLDASVASFNPDDCQGHLFFDEVHPTTEVHRIVADHLRDYMNNEWVYESLS; from the coding sequence ATGAACAAGAGTATTACGATTATCTTTTCGATGTTAAGTTTATTATTGTTATCGACATTTGTAATTTCAAATCAAGCCATGGCAAGTCAAAACCCAGCATTTTCGAGAATTCTTGTCTTTGGTGATAGCTTATCAGATATAGGCAAAATGTATGATAAAAGTTTAGGCACAGTCCCGGCTGACCACCCAACATTCCAATGGTCAACACCTTTGTATTATGATGGCAGGTTTAGTAATGGCCCAATTTGGATTGACTATTTAAAATCAGATTATGTGATGGGCGATAATCAAATTGTAGATGAAGCTGAAGGGGGTGCAACACTGTATAATTATATGAGTAAAAGCTTTAATCCTACCTATTGGGTAATTAATACCTTTAATTATGAAATATCCCAATTTTTAACAAAAGTAGATAAAAATAAAGTATTACCGGTTACTGATAATGATATTGCTATTATATGGATGGGTGGTAATGATCTTTTAACTTTTGGTTGGACTAAAACAAGCGATATTTACGATGATATGTCTAAGCTATATTTAGGCGTTGATACTTTAGTTGCAGCAGGTGTGAAAAACTTCATTATTTTAAATCTTCCTGAGTTAATTATGACACCACAAGGAAGAAGTATGAAACAGAAAAAACAGGATAAATTAAGTGAAGCAAATACTAAATTTAATGAACAATTAGAATTATCAACACAGTCAATGGCGCAGTTTTATGCACCTCAAGGGGTTAAAATTGGTTCATATGATATGATGAGTTTATTCCATGATGCATTAACTTATCCTGAAAAATATGGTTTAACTGATACACGTCATGCTTGTTATACCGGTTCTATTTTTTCTATGACATTAACTGCAGACGGCCAATACACAGCTTCTGTAAGAAAACTTTCAAGACAGTGGAATGTGCCAGAAGATCAATTAGTTGAATTTTTAAGAAATAACCCTGTATTTGCTGATAGTATGCAATGGGTTTCTAAAGAGGATAATATTCAGTCTTTAGATGCGAGTGTTGCTTCATTTAATCCAGATGACTGTCAAGGGCATTTATTCTTTGATGAGGTGCATCCTACAACTGAAGTCCACCGCATTGTTGCAGATCATTTAAGGGATTACATGAATAACGAGTGGGTATATGAAAGCTTAAGTTAA